Sequence from the Streptomyces peucetius genome:
AGGGCCTCCCCCTCTATCTGGGAGTGGGCGCCCTCGCAGCCGCGGACGTCCTGGAGTGGCCGGTCGCCATCGGGATCGGCGTCGGCTACGCCGTGCTGCGCCGCGGCGGGGTTCTGGACGGCCCGACCGGCACCGCATCTGGTGCGGAGCCCGCCACCCGGCCGTCCGCACAGTCCGCACAGTCCGAGGAGTCCGAGGAGGAGAAAACAGGCATGCCCACCGCGCGCGAGATCATGACCCCGGACGCCACCTGTGTCGGCGCCAGGGAAACCGTCCTGGACGCAGCGAAGATGATGACCGAACTGGGCGTCGGCGCCCTGCCCATCTGCGGAGCCGACGAAAGGCTCAAGGGCATGCTCACCGACCGCGACATCGTCGTGAAGGTCCTCGGCGCAGGCAAGGATCCAGCCAAGGTCAAGGCCGGCGACCTCGCCCAGGGCGAAGTGGTGACCATTGGTGCCGACGACGGCGCCGAGGAGATCCTGCGGACCATGAGCCGGCACAAGGTCCGCCGTCTCCCGGTCATCGACGGCCACATCCTGGTGGGCATCGTCGCCCAGGCCGATGTGGCCCGCGCGCTGCCCGACCCCAAGGTCGGTGACCTGATCGCATCCATCTCCACCTGATCCGACGAGCCGGAGAAGGTGGCTCATGCGGTGCCGTTTCCGAGAGGCGGGACTGTGATGCGGTATGTGACGGTGACCGCCCTGAGCCATCCCGGGCTGGTCCGCGACCACAACGAGGACAGCCTTGTCGTCGGCCCGTGGACGCTGTGCGGCACCGTGACCGAGAATCCGCAGACGTTCGTCTTCCCGCTCGGCACCCCGCTCGTCGTCGCGGTCGCCGACGGCATCGGCGGACAGCCGGGCGGCGAGGTGGCCAGCGCCCTGGTCGTCCGGCACCTGGCGTCGTACGGCCCTTCCCTCGACGGTGAGGAAGCCGTCCGCGACGTGCTGAACGTCTGCAACGAGGCGGTGTACGCGGCGGCCGACCGTGATCCGTCGCTGACCACCATGGGCACCACCGTCGCGGGCGTGGTCGTGCTGGACGAGTCGCTGCTGGTGTTCAACGTGGGCGACAGCAGAGTGCTCGACGCGTCCGCCGACGATCTGCGGCGGCTGAGCGTGGACGACAGCCCGGCGCCGGCGCCGGGGCAGCGCACCACGTCACTGGTCACACAGGCCCTCGGGGGCGCTCACCGGTTCAGCGCCGTCACCCCGCACGTCACGACGTCACCGCTCTCCGGAGCCGGTCGCTGGCTGGCGTGCACGGACGGCCTGACCGACCCGGTGCCGGAGGAGTCGCTCGGCGACCTGTTGCGCGCCCACGACGGTGGCAGGGCGGCCTTCGAAATGTGGAAGTCCGCCGTCGCAGCAGGGGGCCCCGACAACATCACGCTCGCGCTGATCGGCATCGGCGTCGACGAGTAGCGGTCCGGTCCGGTGCCGTGCCGTCGGATCCCATGGCCCTGACCTGAGGAAAGGGTGGTGGCATGGTCACTTTGTTCCTCTGCGGCGATGTCATGCTCGGCCGGGGTGTCGACCAGATCCTTCCGCACCCCGGTGACCCCGAGCTGCGGGAGGACTACGTACGGGACGCCCGGGCCTATGTCGAGCTGGCGGAGACGGCGAACGGCCCCATTCCCCGTCCCGTCGACTTCTCGTGGCCATGGGGCGACGCGCTGCAGGTGCTGGACGAAGCCGCGCCCGACGCGCGAGTGGTCAATCTGGAGACCAGCGTCACGCGACACGACACCTTCGCCGCCGGCCGGTACATCCACTACCGGATGAACCCCGCCAACCTCCCTTGCCTGGCAGTTGCCCGCCCCGACGTCTGCGCGCTGGCCAACAACCACGTCCTGGACTTCGGCCACCGCGGACTGGAGGAGACGCTCGACGCCTTGGCGGGCGCGGGTCTGCGCACGGCCGGGGCGGGGCGGAACGCCCACGAGGCGAGGCGTCCGGCGATCGTCCCCGTGGACGGCGACCGCAGGATCCTCGTCTTCTCCTTCGGGATGACCTCCAGCGGCGTCCCACAGCAGTGGGCCGCGACGGGACCCCGGGGCGGCGTCCATTTCGTGGCAGGGCCGTCGAAGGCCGCCGCGGCCGGGACGGCCGGCCGGGTACAGCAGGTGAAGCGGCCCGGTGACCTCGTCGTGGCGTCGGTCCACTGGGGTTCCAACTGGGGCTACCCCGTCTCCCGTGACCAGGTCGCCTTCGCGCATGCGCTGATCGACGGCGGCGTGGACGTCGTGCACGGGCACTCCTCGCACCATCCCCGGCCCCTGGAGGTCTACCGGGGGAAGCTCATCCTCTACGGGTGCGGCGACTTCATCGACGACTACGAGGGCATCACGGGCTACGAGGAGTACCGGGACGACCTGCGGCCGCTGTATCTCGTCTCGGTGGATCCGGACACCGGCAGGCTCGCCGATGTGCGGATCACTCCCTTGCAGGCCCGGCGGATGAGGCTGCGGCACGCCTCCTGGGAGGACTCCCACTGGCTGCGCGCGCTCTTCGACCGGATCGGCCACGGCTTCCACCCGGGCGCCGACTCCGCTCCCGAGGGCACGTTCGTTCTCCGCCCGTCATGAGTTTGCACCCGAGCCGGAAGGTGGACACCGCCATGAAGACACCGCCGATCGTCACCCCGCGCGAGTGGGAAGCCGCGCGCGAGCAGCTGCTCGTGAAGGAGAAGGAACTGACCCGTGCCCGGGACGCGCTGGCCGCGATGCGCCGGCGCATGCCGTGGACGGCCGTGGACAAGGAATACGGGTTCGACGGGCCCGAAGGCAGGGCGAGCCTGCCCGACCTGTTCGAGGGCCGTCGCCAGCTGATCGTCTACCGTGCCTTCTTCGAGCCCGGAGTCTCCGGCTGGCCCGACCACGCGTGCGTCGGCTGCTCCATGGTGGCCGATCACGTCGCCCACCTCGCCCATCTGAACGCCCGCGACACCACTCTCGTCTTCGCCTCGCGCGCACCGCAGCCGGACATCGGGCGGTTGAAGGCGCGGATGGGCTGGACGATGCCCTGGTACACCATGACCGACGAGTTCGACGCCGACTTCGGCGTGGACGAGTGGCACGGCACGAACGCGTTCATCCGCGACGGCGACAGCGTGTTCCGCACCTACTTCGTCAACAACCGCGGCGACGAAGCGTTGGGGACCACATGGAGCTACCTCGACATGACCGCGCTCGGACGGCAGGAGGAATGGGAGGACTCGCCGGAGGGATACCCCCGGACCCCGCCCTACGACTGGTGGAACTGGCACGACGCGTACGACGGTGACGCCGAGCCGCCGCAGGGATAGGCCCTCGCGGAAGACGGGGCCGAGGCAGCTGCGGGAGACCCGGTCGGTCCTCCTCCACCCGTGGCGGACGCCGGCGCGGGCCCGGGCCGGGCGATGCCGTGGCTGCACCACCGCCCGGCCCGGAGTCTCACACGCCCGTCACCGCGGCGGCGTGGTGCTCGTGCTCGCACGCTTCATCGATCCCGAAGGTCTCCCAGGCGGGGAAGGGATCATCGTGCCGGGCCACTTCGCCGTCGGCCGTCAGACACGCGTCGAGCGCGGCGCGCAGCGCGGGAACATCGAGCTGTGTGCCGATGAACACCAGTTCCTGCCCCTGGGCGGTGCCCGGTTCGCAGGCACCGGAGGGTTCGAAGCGGGCCACCGAACCGGCCTGCGACCACAAGCCGGTCACACGGGGACGGCCGGCCAGCCGGAAGAATCCTTTGGACCGCAGGATCTGCCCGAAGGAGCCGCTGTCGAGTCCTTCGGTGACGAACTCCCACAGCCTGACCGGGTGGAACGGCCGGCCCGCGCGGTAGACCGTCGACGAGATGCCGTACTCCTCGGTCTCCGGGACGTGGTCGCCGTTGAGTTCCCTCACCCAGCCCGGCGCCTGCTGCGCCCGCTCGAGATCGAACAGCCCCGTGCCGAGGATGTCCGCCGGGCGGACCCGCCCATGGGTGGCGGAGACGATCCGGGCTGCCGGGTTGAGGCGGGTCAGCGCGGCACGCAGCCGGACCGCGTCCTGCGTGTCGACGAGGTCGAGCTTGTTGACGACGATGACGTCGGCGAACTCGACCTGGTCCATCAGCAGGTCGCTGACGGTGCGTTCGTCGTCCTCGTACTGGTCCAGTCCGCGTTCGGCGAGATCGTCGCCCTCTGTCAGCTCGGGCAGGAAGTTGACCGCGTCCACGACGGTGACCATGGTGTCCAGCCGGGCCAGGTCACCCAGGGTCGCGCCGTCGTCGCGCGGGAACGCGAACGTCGCGGCGACCGGCATCGGTTCGGAAATACCGCTCGACTCGATCAGCAGGTGGTCGAAGCGCCCCTCCCGGGCCAGTCGGTCCACCTCTTCGAGCAGGTCGTCCCTCAAGGTGCAGCAGATGCACCCGTTGGTCATCTCGACCAGGCGTTCCTCGGTGCGTGACAGCGCGGCCTCACCACCTCTCACCAGGGCGGCATCGATGTTGATCTCGCTCATGTCGTTGACGATCACCGCGACACGCAGACCCTCGCGGTTGCCGAGGACATGATTGAGCAGCGTCGTCTTGCCGGCGCCGAGGAAGCCCGACAGGACGGTCACCGGCAGGCGACCATCGCTCACGGCGGTCACCCTTCCGGTCGCAGCAGGCCACGCTCGTACGCCTTGGCCAGCCGCTGCGGCACCAGGTACGACGTGCCGTCGACCGTGACAGGCACCAGCTGAGGTGTTGTCGCCTTCCACTGCGCACGGCGGTGGCGGGTGTTGCTGCGGGACATCTTGCGTTTCGGGACAGCCATGAGAACTCCGGTGTGAGGAACGGACTTCGCCACCCTACATGAAAATGATTTCCGTTTGCCATTGGCGCTCGCCGAGACGGGCCTGCCCGGAGTCGTCAGGCGTCCAGCCGCTCCGTCAGCCAGGCGTGGAAGATGCCGATGTGGTGCTCGGTGGGCACCAGCACCCCGCCGGAGCGGTAGGCGCGGGACGCCATCGCCGGCTGGGCGCGCTCGCAGGCCTCGAAGTCCTGCGCGTTGACGCGGTGGAACAGTTCCACGGACTTCGACACGTCCGCACCGGACTCGATCACCTCCGGCGCGTACAGCCAGTCGCACTCGACGACCGTCCGGTCCTCGGCGAGCGGGAACATCCGGTGCAGGATCACATGGTCGGGCACCAGATTGACGAAGACGGTCGGTTTTACGGTGACGGCGTAGTAGCGGCGGTTCTGTTCGTCCGTGACGCCGGGCAGCCTGGCGAAGTCCTCGCTGCCGTCGACGGTGAAGCCCTTGACGTCCTCGCCGAACTCGGCGCCGTGGCCCACGTAGTACTGCGCCGCGTATCCGTCCGCGAACTCCGGCAGCACCTCGGTGAGTTCCGGGTGGATCGTCGCGCAGTGGTAGCACTCCATGAAGTTCTTCGACGATCAGCTTCCAGTTCGCCTTCACGTCGTAGGTGACGCGCCTGCCGAGCGCGAGGTCCTCGGTGCGGTAGCGCTCGATCGACGCGGCGTCGCCGAGCCGCTCCACGGCCGCGTCGATCACGGTCTCCTCGAAGGACGGCGGCTCGTCGGACAGGTACACCCAGGCGCAGCCCTGCCATTCGTGCAGCGCCACTGGCACCAGCCCGTACCCGGCGCGGTCGACGTCGGGCATCTTCGCCAGATTCGGCGCGGCGACCAGCCTGCCGTCGAGGTCGTACGTCCAGGCGTGGTACGGGCACTGCAGGGAACGCCGCACCTCGCCCGACTCCTGAAGACACAGCCGGGCGCCGCGGTGGCGGCAGATGTTGAGAAAGGCCCTCAGCTCACCGGCACGGTTGCGGTTGACGATGACGCTCTCGCGGCCGACCTGCACGGTACGGAACGCGCCCGGCCCGCCGAGGTCGGCGCTGCGCACCGCGCAGAACCACATCGACTCGAACAGCCGCTCCTGTTCCCGCCGGAAGATCTCCGGATCGGTGTAGAAGCGGCCCGGCAGGGTGGCGATGAGACTGGCTGGAAGGGGAGTTTTCGTCACGGCGGGCTCCTCAGGCGGGTACGGCCGGCAGCCGGTGATAGGGGCGGAAAGGCGCGAGGGGGTGCTCGGTGGTGCCGTTCGGCGACAGGCCGGTGCGCGCGGCGCGCGGGTACGGCGGGTGACGTGTCCGCCGGCCTTCCTAGCGCCGGATGCGGCTCATGTCCGGGTCGAACAAAGGCTCGTCGGCGACGGTCGCCGGGACCTTCTCGCCGAAGTACTCGACGTGCACGGCGGTGCCCGCCGCCGGCGGCGGCAGCCAGGCGTAGACGACGCAGCGGCCCAGCGTGTAGCCGTACGAGGCGCTGGTGACATAACCGGCCGGCGCGCCGTCGACGTACACCGGTTCCTTGCCGAGGACGACCGCCGCCGGGTCGTCGAGGAGCAACGCGGTCAGTCTGCGCCGCACCTCGCCCGCCTTCTCCAGGGCCTTGCGGCCCACGAAGTCGCCCTTGTCCAGGCGGACGGCGAAGCCGACGCCCGCCTCGTACTGGTTGTGCTCGTCGGTCATGTCGTGGCCCCAGGCGCGGTAGCCCTTCTCCAGCCGCAGGCTGTTGAACGCCGACCGGCCGGCGGCGATCACCCCGTGCTCCTGTCCGGCCTCCCACAGGGTGTCCCACAGCCGCAGGCCCAGATCGGCGCTGGTGTACAGCTCCCAGCCCAGCTCGCCCACGTAACTCAGCCGCAGTGCGGTGACCGGCACATGGCCGATGTGGGACTGCCGGGCCCGGAAGTAGCCGAAGCCCTGGTGCGAGAAGTCGTCGCGGGTGAGCGGCTGCACCAGCTCGCGGGCGAGCGGCCCCCACACACCGATGCAGCAGGTGCCGGAGGTGATGTCCCGGATCCGGACGTCGTCCGGGGCGTGCCGCAGCAGCCAGTCCTCGTCCGCGCGCGAGTTGGCGCCGATCTGGAACCGGTCGGCGGCGAGCCGCGCCACGGTCAGGTCGGAGCGGATACCGCCCCTCTCGTCGAGAAGCAGCGTGTAGGTCACCGCGCCGGGCTTGTTGGCCAGGTTGTTGCTGGTCATCCGCTGCAGGAAGGCGAGTGCGCCGGGCCCGGTGACCTCCAGCCGGCGCAGCGGCGTCATGTCGTACAGGGCGACCTTCTCGTGGGTGGCCTTCGCCTCCGCGGCGGCGATCGGCGACCAGTGGCGGGCCGACCAGGCGTCGCGCGCGGGCAGTTCGACGTCCTCGGCGAGCGGTGCGTTCGCCTCGTACCAGTGCGGACGCTCCCAGCCGCCGCCCTCGAGGAAGTACGCCCCGAGCTCCTGCTGGCGCGCGTAGAAGGGGCTGACCCGCAGCGGCCGAGGCCGGTCCATGGGCTGCAGCGGGTGCAGCACGTCGTAGACCTCGACGAACTGCTGGGTCCCGCGGTCCGCCACATAGGCGGGGGAGCGCTGGGCGTCCTCGAAGCGGGTGAGGTCGCACTCGTGGACGTCCGTCGAGGGCCGGCCGTCGACCATCCACTCGGCGACGGCCTTCGCCACTCCCGCCGAGTGCGTCACCCAGACGGCCTCGGCGAGCCAGAAGCCGCGCAGCGAGCGGGCCTCGCCGAGGACCGGCATGCCGTCGGGAGTGAAGGAGAAGACACCGTTGAAGCCCTCCTCCACCTCGGAGTCCGCGAGAGCCGGCATCAGCCAGGCGCAGTCCTCCCAGCTCGGGTCGCAGTCCTCCCTCGTGAACGGATACGACGACGGCATTCGCATCGGCGTGGCCGGCGCGTCGTCGTACGCGGGGACGGTGAACGGGTCGACGGGCAGCGGCTTGTGGGCGTAGCTTCCGATGCCGATGCGGTCCGTGTGCTCGCGGAAGTACAGGTCGCGGTCCTGGAACCGCAGGATCGGCCGGGAAGCCTCCGTGCCGGGGTCGTTCACACCGGCGTGCTCCGGCAGCGGCCCCGTCCTGGCGTACTGGTGGGCGAGCGGCAGCAGCGGTACATGGACGCCGGCCATGCGGCCGACGTGCTGGCCGGGCGCACCGTCGAACACGTACGCCCGCTGCCCTACTTCTGGTCCGACCAGTACGGGGCCCGCATCCAGTTCGCGGGACGGCGCCGCGAAGGGGACACCGTACGCGTCGCCGAGGGCTCCACGGACGAGGGCAGTTTCCTCGCACTGTACGAGCGTGACGGGTCCACGACAGGGGTGCTCGCCGTCGACCGGCCCCGCCCCTTCCTGCGCGTCCGCCGCGAACTCACCCGCACGACCCGTCCGGCACCGGCCCTTTGACCTCCCGACACCTACGTGTCGGTCCGCCGCGAACCGCTCCGTTTTCACGCCGTCAGCTGGAACAGCCGGGCGGTGTGCATGTACGGCGGACGCGCGGTGGCGGCGAGCTCCAGCCGCTCGAGATCGGCGTAGAACGCCGGGTCGTACTTCCGCGAGTCGTCGGTGATGTAGTCGCAGAAACTGCGGATGCCGCAGTGCTCCACGTCCCTGCAGCCGAGGCCCCGCAGGACGGGGACGATCTCCTCGGCCGTGTGAAGCCTCAGCGCTGAGTCGAACATCCGGGTCCGTGCCTGGGCCGCGTCGAGCGCGCCCAGCGCGGCGGCGGGGTCCATGTCGCGAACGGCGACGTTCAGGGCGGCCGAGTGCCGGTTGATCGCCATCACCGAGAACAGCCCGCCGTGCCTCAGCGGGGCAAGGGCGGCGGCGAGCACGCCCGGCACGTCGTCCACGTACTGGAGGAGGTTGTGGCACAGCACCACGTCGAACGCTCCGTCGGCGATTTCGGCGGGCAGAGCCGTCGCGTCGGTCTGCACGCAGGTGATCAGCTCCGTCAGACCGGCCGCCGAGGCCCGCTCGGACGCGGCGGCGAGCATGGCGGGGGCGTAGTCGACGACGGTGACGTGATGGCCGCGGCCCGCGAGGCGGATGGCGTCGCCGCCGTCACCGCCGGCGAGGTCGAGTATGCGCAACGGGCCGCCGTCGTCGCCGAGTCGACGGGCGAGGTTTGCCTCGGCGACCGCATAGCGGAGGCGGCCCCAAGGGGCGTCCTGCCATTCCTGCCAGGCTGTCATCGCGGTGTCGAACTTCTCGGGAGCTACAGACATCCGGTGACGATAACTCGACCTGCGTCCCGACCGGCTTCACTCACCTGCGAGTTCGGCGGAGTGCGCTGCCGGGCCCCGATCTTCCTGGCGGGGATTCCCCTGCGTCCCTAGGATGCCTGGCATGGAGATCACCGACATGAGACAGGGGCGTTGTCCGGGGTGCGGGGCGAGCGAGATCTATGAAGTGGAGGCCCCTTCGCGCGCCGGCGGCCACCTCATGCTGAGACTCCAGGACACCCACATGCACAAGAGCTTCCCGCTGCAGACCCTGGTCTGCACGGAGTGCGGCCGCATCCAGCAGCGACTCTCGCTCAACGAGAAGCAGAAGGGTCATCTCATGAGGGCGCTCGGACGCAAGATCACGTAGCACCGGTCGCTCCACGGACAGCGCAACAGCCCGCGTCGCCCGGGCCTGCCGCTCCGACGGCCCCGGGCCCGGCGCGACGTACTGCTCGGCCTCCCTTGGTGCCGAGACGGAGTGACGTGCAGGCATTGGCCCCGCTCCGTAGGTCAGTAAGTCGCTGCCCAGGCTTCAGAACGCCAGTCCGGAAGTTCCTTGTCCAGCCATTCCTCGACAGTCCTCCGCCACGGATCCGAGGGATCGCAGTCGGCGACATCGGCCCATGTGTCCTCGGCCATGTCAGGGACGACTATCAGGCTGTCGAGGTACGCATTGAAGTCCTTGGCCACCGTCGTGAAGACATGGTTGCCCAGATAGCCCGGGTGGGGAACGGCGTGGACGAACGCATGGAGCTGGCCCTGAGCAGCTGGGTTCAGGTCCAGGAGGAGGGTGTCGCTGCCGCCGTTGCGGGCGATCGGCAGTAGACCGGTCAGGGAGACGTCCTCGGCGAGCCACCCGTCGCGACTGCGCCGGTACTCGCCCAGCAGAGTGCCCCAGCCGTATTCACCGGCATCGTCACGGCCCAACTGACAGAGGTCGTCGAAGCCCTGGAGGGGTTCCGGTTCACAAGCCGGGAGGCGGACCGAGTAGTGAATGCTCGTTTCTACGTGGCTCCCGGCATCGTCATGTACGTCGGTGAGGGAGACGACAGTGGATTCAGCGCCTGCGTCGGCGCCACCCACCGTAGCGTCCTGAGGCCCCAGGGCGGGGGGGGGGGGGCGGGGGGGGGGGGGGGGGGGGGGGGGGGGGGGGGGGGGGGCGGGGGCGGCGGGGGGGGCCGCGGGCCCCCCCCCCCCCCCCCCCCCCCCCCCCGCCCTGGGGCCTATGGGAAAGCCAAGCGGCTGTTGCCGTCACGGCTGCTGGTAATCGGCATCGGGGCAGTCAGTTCGCTGGAGGTGCCCGCGTGTGGAAGCCCGGCGCGCCGCGGGCCGAGCCGCCGTGGGGTCGTCCGCCCCGGCCGGGGCCCTTGGCGGGCCCCGGCCCCGTGAGCCACCGGGACCGCTCGCCTCGGGGCCTCGTCGGCGGTGGCCTCGGCCGCCGTCACGCCACCGGCTCGCCGATGCCCAGCATGTTTCCCTCGCTGTCCCGGAACCAGGCGCCGCGTTCACCCCGTGCGCCCTTGCTGGGGTAGTTGCCCTCGATCTCGGCGATGCCGTCCTCCGTCCGGAAACCGGGCACGTCGACGTCCTCGAACGCCACACCCCGGCGCTTGAGCTCCGATACGACCGTCTCGATGTCGTCGACCTCCCACGCCATCTGGGTGAAGGTGCCGGGCGAGGTGCCATGTGACCTGAACACCACGAAATCCACGCCCCCGCACCGGTACAGCAGCCCACCGGGCCGTTCGTCGACGGGGTCCAGACCGAGCGCTTCGGAGTAGAAGCGTCGCGCCCGGTCCAGGTCCTGAGCCGGCAGCCTGGTCGCCACGCGTGAGCGGGCGAGGATGTTCCTGTCGTGTGTGTTCATGTGCCCACTGTGCCGTGAACCGCGGCCCGACCGGCGGAGGCGCCGGGGGCGAGCCACGGCGGTGGTGCCGGCGGGCTTCAGCCGGCGAGCTCCTTCCCGATGCGGTCCAGCATGAAGGACGACGACTCCCGCGCCCGTTCCTCCCAGGCGAAGACGCAGGCCGTGGCGACCCCGTCGAAGTTCAGCTCGCGCAGCGTGCCGAAGAAGGCGTCCCAGTCGACCTCGCCCTGGCCGATGTCCAGGTGCTGGTGGATACGGGCGGTCGTGCCCGGCGGGTTGAGGATGTAGCGCAGACCCGACGACCCCTTGTGGTTGAAGGAGTCGGCGATGTGCACGTGCTGGAGCTTGTCGCCCGCGTACCGGATCATCGCCGCGATGTCGGCCTGCGGGTCCGCGCCCGAGAGGTGGAAGGAGTGCGGGGCGCAGTACAGGTAGTTCACCCAGGGCCGGTTGATCGCGCGGACGAGATCGACCGCCGGGGTGTTCTCCTCGCAGAAGTCGTCCGGGTGCGCCTCCAGGTTGAGGGCGATGCCTTCGCGTTCGAAGAGTGGCAGCAGCTCCTCCAGCGAGCGCCAGAAGGCGGCCTCGCTCTCGGCGGCGCGGTCCGGCCGGCCGTTGAACTCGGAGTTCATCAGCGGACATCCGAGGTCGGCCGTGATCTCGATCATCCGCTTCCAGTACCGCACGGCGGCCTGTCGCTCGGTCTCGTCCGGCGAGGACCACTTGTACAGCGGGAGCACGGAGGACAGTTTCACCCCGTGCGTGCGCAGTGAGCTCTTCAGCTCGGCCACGCGCTCGTCGTCCGCCCGCGGATGCAGGAAGAACGGCATGAAGTCCTCACGTGGCGACAACTCAATGTATTCGTAGCCGAGTTCGGCGACCGTGCGGACCATCTCGTCGATGGGCAGCGCCCGGAACATGTACGGGTCAAGGGTGATCTTCATGCGGTGCCTCCGTAGAAGGCGGGCCGGGGCTTCATGTCCGTGGCGACGACGCGGCCCGACTCAATGGCCTCGACGGTCGCGCTGGTGATGACGGTCGCGGCGTAGCCGTCCCAGGCGGAGGGACCGCTGGGCTCGTTGCCCGCCGCGAGTTCCGCGATCCACTCGCGGAACTCGGTGTCGAAGGCGTCCGCGAACCGGCCCACCCAGTCCGTGAGGACCTCCGTGCTGTGCCGGCCCGCAGTACGCACGCCGACCGCGGCCGGGTCGGGCAGCCGGACCAGGCCCTCCTCGCCGACAGCCTCGCACTGGATGTCGTACCCGTACTGGCAGTTGACGAAGACCTCGAGATCGATGCGGACGCCCTTGGCGGTCTCGAACAGCATGATCTGCGGGTCCTTCAGGTGCGCGAACCGCCTGCTCGTGGCACGCGGCGTGACGACCTGGGTCGAGACGATCTCGTCGTCGAGCAGCCAGCGCAGGACGTCGATCTCGTGCACCGCCGTGTCCAGCGCGGCCATGTCGGAGGTGTACGTCTCGGGCACAGTCGGGTTGCGGTGGGCGCAGTGCACCACCAGCGGCTCGCCGATCCGGCCGGAGTCGAGGACCTGCTTCAGCTGCCGGTAACCGGCGTCGTAGCGGCGCATGAAGCCGACCTGGACCAGGCGGCGGCCGTGTTCCATCTCCGTCTCGACGATCCTTAGGCAGTCCTCGGCCGTGGTGGCCAGCGGCTTCTCGCAGAACACCGGCTTGCCGGCGGCGATCGCGCCCAGCGCGTGCTCGGCATGGGTGGCGCCCCAGGAGGTGACGAGCACCGCGTCGACGTCGTCCGCCGCGATCAGCTCGGCACCGTCGGCGACGACCCGGGCACCGACCCGGGCCGCGGCCTGCTCGGCGCGAGCGGGGTCGATGTCGGTGACCGCCGTGACCCGGGCGCCGGTGACGGTGCCGGTGAGCCGGCGGATGTGCTCCTG
This genomic interval carries:
- a CDS encoding VOC family protein produces the protein MNTHDRNILARSRVATRLPAQDLDRARRFYSEALGLDPVDERPGGLLYRCGGVDFVVFRSHGTSPGTFTQMAWEVDDIETVVSELKRRGVAFEDVDVPGFRTEDGIAEIEGNYPSKGARGERGAWFRDSEGNMLGIGEPVA
- a CDS encoding sugar phosphate isomerase/epimerase family protein, which codes for MKITLDPYMFRALPIDEMVRTVAELGYEYIELSPREDFMPFFLHPRADDERVAELKSSLRTHGVKLSSVLPLYKWSSPDETERQAAVRYWKRMIEITADLGCPLMNSEFNGRPDRAAESEAAFWRSLEELLPLFEREGIALNLEAHPDDFCEENTPAVDLVRAINRPWVNYLYCAPHSFHLSGADPQADIAAMIRYAGDKLQHVHIADSFNHKGSSGLRYILNPPGTTARIHQHLDIGQGEVDWDAFFGTLRELNFDGVATACVFAWEERARESSSFMLDRIGKELAG
- a CDS encoding Gfo/Idh/MocA family protein: MTVRVGVIGAGWIGQEHIRRLTGTVTGARVTAVTDIDPARAEQAAARVGARVVADGAELIAADDVDAVLVTSWGATHAEHALGAIAAGKPVFCEKPLATTAEDCLRIVETEMEHGRRLVQVGFMRRYDAGYRQLKQVLDSGRIGEPLVVHCAHRNPTVPETYTSDMAALDTAVHEIDVLRWLLDDEIVSTQVVTPRATSRRFAHLKDPQIMLFETAKGVRIDLEVFVNCQYGYDIQCEAVGEEGLVRLPDPAAVGVRTAGRHSTEVLTDWVGRFADAFDTEFREWIAELAAGNEPSGPSAWDGYAATVITSATVEAIESGRVVATDMKPRPAFYGGTA